A genomic window from Arthrobacter globiformis includes:
- a CDS encoding Crp/Fnr family transcriptional regulator, giving the protein MDIEVLRRAPLFATLDDDAFRLLTDELTEVDLSRGASVFREGDQGDQLYFIVSGKVKLGRTSPDGRESLLAILGPGELFGEMALFDPSPRTATATAVSETRLAGLKNESLNSLLRTRPEVSAQLLQALARRLRRTNDSLSDLVFSDVPGRVAKALLDLADRFGRPATDGVLVAHELTQEELAQLVGASRETVNKALAEFVQRGWLRLEARAVVILDMQRLRQRSR; this is encoded by the coding sequence ATGGACATCGAGGTATTGCGCCGCGCACCCCTTTTCGCCACGCTGGACGATGACGCGTTCCGCCTGCTGACGGACGAACTGACCGAGGTCGACCTGTCCCGCGGTGCATCCGTTTTCCGCGAGGGCGACCAGGGTGACCAGCTCTACTTCATTGTCTCCGGCAAGGTGAAGCTCGGCCGCACCTCCCCCGACGGCCGCGAATCCCTGCTGGCCATCCTCGGCCCGGGTGAGCTCTTCGGCGAGATGGCCCTGTTCGACCCGAGCCCGCGCACCGCCACGGCCACCGCGGTCTCGGAGACTCGCCTGGCCGGCCTCAAGAACGAGAGCCTGAACTCCCTGCTACGGACCCGTCCCGAGGTCTCGGCCCAGCTGCTGCAGGCACTGGCCCGCCGCCTCCGCCGCACCAATGACTCCCTTTCGGACTTGGTCTTCTCTGACGTGCCCGGCCGCGTGGCCAAGGCCCTCCTGGACCTCGCCGACCGCTTTGGCCGTCCTGCCACCGACGGCGTACTCGTGGCGCACGAGCTCACCCAGGAAGAGCTGGCCCAGCTGGTTGGCGCCTCCCGCGAAACCGTCAACAAGGCACTGGCCGAGTTCGTCCAGCGCGGCTGGCTGCGCCTCGAGGCACGCGCCGTCGTGATCTTGGACATGCAGCGCCTCCGACAGCGCTCCCGCTAG
- a CDS encoding DUF2332 domain-containing protein, with translation MPAAGSGTGTGTGTAEWYRHFGTVDAPGSSPCYADWSLHIADDPELIARIDQWPYNKRQPLLMLAAARFLGVRVSPYPEFRRFLDEHWAEVSRTVMSRATQTNEVGRCATLLPSLGAIAAAEGRPLALIEVGASAGLALFPDRYSYEFDDGVTVTRLSPGGSGERRGRDGSGAPPLGSDGLPDGSGGLPEPPVLPCRTAGPVPLPDALPEVVWRAGIDLNPLDVRNPDDVAWLEALIWPEQEFRRERLRRAIAVAREHPPLLVAGDLNEQLLSLAGQAPADAALVVFHSAVMGYVSADGRARFRAAMQGLAHDCGCHWLSNEGETVIIQEDGSAVLPEMNPSRIRGNFLLQHNGQPVAITGPHGQSLDWL, from the coding sequence ATGCCGGCGGCGGGGTCCGGCACCGGTACCGGAACCGGAACCGCAGAGTGGTACCGGCACTTCGGCACGGTTGATGCCCCCGGTTCCTCACCCTGCTACGCCGACTGGTCGCTGCACATCGCCGACGATCCCGAGCTCATTGCCCGGATCGACCAGTGGCCATACAACAAGCGCCAGCCCCTGCTGATGCTCGCCGCCGCCCGTTTCCTCGGCGTCAGGGTCTCCCCGTACCCCGAGTTCCGGAGATTCCTGGACGAGCACTGGGCCGAGGTCTCGCGCACGGTCATGTCCCGCGCCACCCAGACCAACGAGGTCGGCCGCTGCGCCACCCTGCTTCCCTCGCTCGGGGCGATCGCCGCCGCCGAGGGCAGGCCCCTCGCCCTGATCGAGGTGGGCGCCTCCGCCGGGCTCGCACTGTTTCCGGATCGGTACAGCTACGAGTTCGACGACGGCGTGACCGTTACGCGGCTAAGTCCCGGCGGGTCCGGCGAACGGCGCGGTCGGGACGGGTCCGGTGCACCGCCGCTCGGGTCAGACGGACTGCCGGACGGGTCCGGCGGACTGCCGGAGCCCCCGGTCCTGCCCTGCCGGACAGCGGGCCCGGTTCCCCTGCCCGACGCCTTGCCTGAGGTGGTGTGGCGGGCCGGAATCGACCTGAACCCGCTGGACGTGCGGAATCCCGACGACGTCGCGTGGCTTGAGGCGCTGATCTGGCCGGAGCAGGAGTTCCGCCGCGAGCGACTGCGCCGGGCCATAGCCGTTGCGCGCGAACATCCGCCTTTGCTCGTGGCCGGCGACCTGAACGAACAACTGCTGTCCTTGGCCGGCCAGGCGCCTGCCGATGCCGCGCTGGTGGTGTTCCACAGTGCCGTCATGGGTTACGTCAGCGCTGACGGGCGCGCCAGGTTCCGGGCCGCTATGCAGGGCCTGGCACATGACTGCGGGTGCCACTGGCTGTCGAATGAGGGCGAGACGGTGATCATCCAGGAGGACGGCTCAGCGGTTCTTCCGGAGATGAACCCCAGCCGGATCCGGGGAAACTTCCTGCTACAACACAACGGCCAGCCTGTAGCCATCACCGGGCCGCACGGCCAGAGCCTGGACTGGCTGTAA
- the aroQ gene encoding type II 3-dehydroquinate dehydratase codes for MTEAPSATEAGRGTILVLNGPNLNLLGTREPEKYGTATLADVEQLAKESGAAHGLDVECFQSNHEGALVDAIHAARGKAIGIVLNAGAYTHTSVAIRDAISAVQVPAVEVHITNVHAREEFRHHSYLSDISKAVIAGAGILGYRFAVEYLADLNAGKA; via the coding sequence ATGACTGAAGCCCCCTCCGCCACCGAAGCCGGCCGCGGCACCATCCTTGTCCTCAACGGCCCCAACCTGAACCTCCTCGGCACCCGCGAGCCGGAAAAGTACGGAACGGCCACACTGGCCGACGTCGAGCAGCTCGCCAAGGAGTCCGGCGCCGCCCACGGGCTGGACGTCGAGTGCTTCCAGTCCAACCATGAAGGTGCCCTGGTGGACGCCATCCACGCCGCCAGGGGCAAGGCCATCGGCATCGTGCTGAACGCGGGCGCCTACACCCACACGTCCGTGGCCATCCGCGACGCCATTTCCGCGGTGCAGGTCCCCGCGGTGGAAGTCCACATCACCAACGTGCATGCCCGCGAGGAATTCCGCCACCACTCCTATCTCTCCGACATCAGCAAGGCCGTGATCGCCGGTGCCGGGATTCTGGGATACCGCTTTGCCGTGGAGTACCTCGCGGACCTGAATGCCGGCAAGGCCTGA
- a CDS encoding MarP family serine protease, whose amino-acid sequence MFGLTVLDLALILTLLSYLIYGLRNGFLVTVGGLAGFAAGAVAAFLSVPLVSDFVEDSGWRLTAIIGTAVLLVVLGNALGTMIGRSIRSAVRMQPLRAVDRIIGGALNLIVSALVMSMLAFSISALGVPFVSQQLAESKVIRFIDGLTPNPVKSAMAQLRSAVIGDGIPTLIEGIGQDQQVPVPNASTDTPALNRAAGSVLKIAGTAFQCGQNQTGTGFVVSPGRVVTNAHVVAGVSQPVVEILGGGAMPGRVVYFDSKRDLAVLAVDGLPTAALPLSPDLPAGTAAAFAGYPHGGPYTSKPATVQGISTVLVPDIYGNNPVPDEVYKLAGDVQPGNSGGPLLTTNGEVAGVIFAKTTSNAALGFAIPMIDLRPVAAEAPSLSSPVSSGQCIQQ is encoded by the coding sequence GTGTTTGGCCTGACCGTTCTGGACCTTGCGTTGATTCTCACGCTTTTGTCCTATCTGATCTATGGCCTGCGCAACGGTTTCCTGGTGACTGTCGGCGGCCTTGCCGGCTTCGCGGCTGGCGCTGTGGCCGCTTTCCTCTCCGTTCCGCTGGTCAGCGACTTCGTGGAGGACAGCGGGTGGCGGCTGACTGCCATCATTGGAACTGCCGTCCTGCTGGTGGTCCTGGGCAATGCGCTCGGCACGATGATTGGGCGCAGCATCCGCAGTGCCGTCCGCATGCAGCCACTCCGGGCTGTGGACAGAATCATCGGCGGGGCCCTGAACCTGATCGTGTCCGCGCTGGTCATGTCCATGCTGGCCTTCAGTATCAGCGCACTTGGTGTTCCCTTCGTGTCGCAGCAGTTGGCCGAGTCAAAGGTGATCCGTTTCATAGACGGACTGACGCCCAACCCGGTCAAATCCGCCATGGCTCAGCTGCGCTCCGCTGTTATCGGCGACGGCATCCCCACGCTCATCGAGGGCATAGGCCAGGACCAGCAGGTCCCGGTTCCAAACGCCAGCACGGACACCCCGGCGCTGAACAGGGCAGCCGGTTCGGTCCTGAAGATCGCAGGGACCGCGTTCCAGTGCGGGCAGAACCAGACAGGCACAGGCTTTGTTGTATCGCCAGGACGCGTGGTGACCAACGCACACGTCGTGGCAGGTGTGTCGCAGCCCGTGGTGGAAATCCTCGGCGGAGGAGCCATGCCCGGCAGGGTGGTGTATTTCGACAGCAAACGGGACCTCGCCGTCCTCGCCGTGGACGGCCTGCCCACTGCGGCACTGCCCCTGAGCCCCGACCTGCCTGCAGGAACCGCCGCAGCCTTTGCCGGCTACCCGCACGGCGGCCCGTACACGTCCAAGCCGGCCACTGTGCAGGGCATTTCCACGGTGCTGGTGCCGGACATCTACGGAAACAACCCCGTTCCCGACGAGGTCTACAAGCTTGCCGGCGACGTCCAGCCCGGCAACTCCGGCGGGCCGTTGCTCACCACCAACGGGGAGGTGGCAGGCGTCATCTTCGCGAAGACAACATCCAACGCAGCCCTGGGGTTCGCGATTCCGATGATCGACCTTCGGCCGGTGGCTGCAGAGGCGCCGAGCCTGTCCAGCCCCGTGTCGTCCGGGCAGTGCATCCAGCAGTAG
- a CDS encoding transglycosylase domain-containing protein codes for MATRKNPIFDTATTLGKIFGFLGVSAICGVLVAGLLVPAAAVSGSTASGSIEFFDTLPAELQVDPPSQSTKVLAADGSVIANLYAENRTRVPLDQISPFMKDAVIAIEDSRFYEHGGVDTTGILRALVATARGNKQGASTITQQYVNNVLNANLEAEGNSDAIKLNGVNKGVGDKLREMKLAIALEKKFTKEQILEGYLNIVFFNRDAYGIEAASKFFFSTTAKNLTLPQAALLAGLVNSPSAFDPITNPDNAKKRRDLVLSAMLTHGKITKAQYTAAVATPVTPKVTPARQGCAYSPTAPYFCDYVLHLLLNNPAYGADATEREKKVFRGGLTIKTTLDPKAQKTAQDQVNAAAGANPDKWGAALVSVEPGTGKITNMAQNTSWFAGKGKFDSQINFSVDQYDDQGNDLNGLGGAQPGSTMKPFTFAEWLNEGKSMNTIVDASQRRYPQSFPWQNTCPTPTVGWYDSTNGTDDLQNAEEGYYRPMTVLDGLKNSINTATFASASQVDLCGIQKVVDAVGLHGGLPTRDKDTNAIVDANPSITMTTLGNLLGSTQTAPLTMASAFATFANDGKYCAPIAITSVTDQTGAQLPAQSPACRDALKPEVARGVNYALQKVLNEGSGSLIQPRISTETNFPIAAKTGTSNNNGSTWVVGHTMGLATAAWFGDALGAQDRAGQNVTVNGKFYTGIDGYMIAGPMFSNFMSQIAPGYGTDPFPEPPSNLLYGAPQYQPPVPNNPSQDGGTGGNRDTGNTGGNTGGTGNNDNNGNNNGNGNSTKGNG; via the coding sequence ATGGCGACTCGTAAGAACCCCATATTCGACACGGCCACCACCCTCGGTAAAATTTTTGGTTTCCTTGGCGTGAGCGCTATTTGTGGTGTCCTCGTGGCCGGCCTGCTGGTTCCTGCAGCCGCCGTTTCGGGCAGCACAGCCAGCGGCTCGATCGAATTCTTTGACACCCTGCCCGCTGAACTCCAGGTGGACCCGCCCAGCCAGTCCACCAAGGTCCTGGCCGCGGACGGGAGCGTGATCGCCAACCTGTACGCGGAGAACCGCACCCGCGTTCCGCTGGACCAGATCTCCCCGTTCATGAAGGACGCGGTGATCGCCATTGAGGACAGCCGGTTCTACGAACACGGCGGTGTGGACACCACCGGCATCCTCCGCGCCCTGGTCGCCACGGCGCGCGGCAACAAGCAGGGCGCCTCCACCATCACGCAGCAGTACGTCAACAACGTCCTCAACGCCAACCTTGAAGCGGAAGGCAACTCCGACGCGATCAAGCTCAACGGTGTTAACAAGGGTGTCGGCGACAAGCTCCGCGAAATGAAGCTCGCGATCGCCCTGGAGAAGAAATTCACCAAGGAGCAGATCCTTGAGGGCTACCTGAACATCGTCTTCTTCAACCGTGATGCATACGGCATTGAGGCCGCCTCCAAGTTCTTCTTCAGCACCACCGCGAAGAACCTGACGCTCCCCCAGGCCGCGCTGCTTGCCGGCCTCGTGAACAGCCCGTCGGCCTTTGACCCGATCACCAACCCGGACAACGCCAAGAAGCGCAGGGACCTGGTCCTGAGTGCGATGCTCACCCACGGCAAGATCACCAAAGCCCAGTACACCGCCGCCGTGGCCACCCCTGTCACGCCGAAGGTGACTCCGGCACGGCAGGGCTGCGCCTACTCGCCCACCGCCCCGTACTTCTGTGACTACGTCCTGCACCTCCTGCTGAACAACCCGGCCTACGGAGCGGATGCCACCGAACGCGAGAAGAAGGTGTTCCGTGGCGGCCTGACCATCAAGACCACCCTGGATCCGAAGGCGCAGAAGACTGCGCAGGACCAGGTGAACGCCGCTGCGGGCGCAAATCCGGACAAGTGGGGCGCTGCCCTGGTTTCCGTTGAACCGGGCACCGGCAAGATCACCAACATGGCCCAGAACACCTCATGGTTTGCAGGCAAGGGCAAATTCGACTCCCAGATCAACTTCAGCGTTGATCAGTACGACGACCAGGGCAATGACCTGAACGGCCTCGGCGGTGCGCAGCCCGGCTCCACCATGAAGCCGTTCACATTTGCCGAGTGGCTGAACGAGGGCAAGTCGATGAACACCATCGTCGACGCCTCCCAGCGACGGTACCCGCAGAGCTTCCCGTGGCAGAACACCTGCCCCACTCCCACCGTGGGCTGGTACGACAGCACGAACGGCACCGATGACCTCCAGAACGCCGAAGAGGGTTACTACCGGCCCATGACCGTGCTGGACGGCCTGAAGAACTCCATCAACACGGCCACGTTCGCGTCGGCCTCACAGGTTGACCTGTGCGGCATCCAGAAGGTCGTGGACGCCGTCGGGCTGCACGGCGGCCTGCCGACCCGTGACAAGGACACCAACGCGATAGTCGATGCGAATCCGAGCATCACCATGACTACACTGGGCAACCTGCTGGGTTCCACCCAGACCGCTCCCCTGACCATGGCCAGTGCCTTTGCCACGTTCGCGAACGACGGCAAGTACTGCGCCCCGATTGCCATCACCTCGGTGACCGACCAGACCGGCGCGCAGCTGCCGGCGCAGTCTCCGGCCTGCCGTGACGCCCTCAAGCCCGAGGTGGCGCGCGGCGTGAACTATGCGCTTCAGAAGGTGCTAAACGAGGGATCCGGTTCACTCATCCAGCCCAGGATTTCCACCGAGACCAACTTCCCGATCGCGGCCAAGACCGGTACGTCCAACAACAACGGCTCCACCTGGGTTGTCGGACACACCATGGGCCTCGCAACGGCTGCCTGGTTCGGCGACGCGCTCGGTGCCCAGGACCGGGCCGGCCAGAACGTGACGGTCAACGGCAAGTTCTACACGGGCATTGACGGTTACATGATCGCGGGACCGATGTTCTCCAACTTCATGTCCCAGATTGCGCCCGGCTACGGCACGGACCCCTTCCCGGAACCGCCGTCGAACCTGCTTTACGGCGCGCCGCAGTACCAGCCCCCCGTCCCGAACAACCCCTCGCAGGACGGAGGCACCGGCGGAAACAGGGACACTGGCAATACCGGTGGAAACACCGGGGGCACCGGCAACAACGACAACAACGGCAATAACAATGGAAACGGCAACAGCACCAAGGGGAACGGCTGA
- a CDS encoding RidA family protein has protein sequence MTTPQETASSADLTPSSAVEQRLAELGLTLPEVAAPVAAYVPAVVSGNHVYTSGQLPFINGKLEATGKVSAGTEGTSDEPTVSPEDAKAYAAVCAVNALAAVKSVIGDLDRITRIVKVVGFVSSNPSFTGQPGVINGASELLGRVFGDAGQHARSAVGVSVLPLDSPVEVELIAEFS, from the coding sequence ATGACCACCCCCCAGGAAACCGCTTCCAGCGCTGATCTGACGCCATCGTCCGCCGTCGAGCAGCGTCTCGCCGAGTTGGGACTCACTCTCCCGGAAGTTGCCGCGCCAGTCGCCGCCTACGTGCCGGCCGTCGTCTCCGGCAACCACGTTTACACGTCCGGACAGCTGCCGTTTATTAACGGCAAACTCGAAGCTACCGGCAAGGTGTCCGCCGGCACCGAGGGGACCTCGGACGAGCCGACTGTGTCGCCGGAAGACGCGAAGGCATACGCCGCCGTCTGTGCGGTGAACGCCCTGGCCGCCGTCAAGAGCGTCATCGGTGACCTCGACCGCATCACGCGCATTGTCAAGGTTGTGGGCTTCGTCTCCTCCAATCCTTCCTTTACCGGCCAGCCCGGCGTCATCAACGGCGCGTCCGAACTCCTGGGCCGGGTCTTCGGTGACGCGGGCCAGCACGCCCGTTCCGCCGTCGGCGTTTCAGTCCTGCCGCTCGACTCTCCGGTGGAAGTCGAACTGATCGCCGAATTCAGCTAG
- a CDS encoding carbohydrate ABC transporter permease — protein MTHSSKAFYWMAIPALLLFVTLHTVPALTGVFFSLTDYAGYGTWTFIGLENYFSLFKDDRILSSYSFTFLFAITTTIIVNVLALGIAMLLNAKIKFQTAFRGIFFIPNVLAILIIGYVFNFIFSNSLPLLGQWAGIDWLSTSILANKDLAWLGIVAVSAWQSIAFSVILYLAGLQTIPADLYEAADLDGAGYWRQFRSITFPMIGAFFTINMVLALKGFLQAFDQIVALTGGGPGTSTESVAMVIFRGGFQGGEYGYQMANSVVYLLVIVAVSVIQLRTLQRKEVDF, from the coding sequence ATGACGCATTCCAGCAAGGCCTTCTACTGGATGGCCATTCCTGCGCTGCTCCTCTTTGTGACACTGCATACCGTCCCGGCGCTAACGGGCGTGTTCTTCAGCCTGACCGACTACGCCGGCTACGGGACGTGGACCTTCATCGGGCTCGAAAACTACTTCAGCCTCTTCAAGGACGACCGGATCCTGTCCTCCTACAGCTTTACCTTCCTGTTCGCCATCACGACGACGATAATCGTCAACGTCCTGGCCCTTGGCATCGCGATGCTGCTGAATGCCAAGATCAAATTCCAGACGGCGTTCCGCGGCATCTTCTTCATCCCCAACGTGCTGGCCATCCTCATCATCGGCTACGTCTTCAACTTCATCTTTTCCAACTCCCTCCCCCTGCTGGGGCAGTGGGCCGGCATCGACTGGCTTTCGACCTCCATCCTGGCCAACAAAGACCTGGCCTGGCTGGGCATCGTGGCCGTCTCGGCATGGCAGTCCATCGCCTTCAGCGTGATCCTCTACCTCGCTGGACTGCAGACCATCCCGGCCGACCTCTACGAAGCGGCGGACCTGGACGGGGCCGGCTACTGGCGCCAGTTCCGCTCGATCACCTTCCCCATGATCGGCGCGTTCTTCACCATCAACATGGTGCTGGCGCTGAAAGGGTTCCTGCAGGCCTTCGACCAGATCGTCGCCCTCACCGGCGGCGGTCCCGGCACTTCCACCGAATCCGTTGCCATGGTCATCTTTCGCGGCGGGTTCCAAGGCGGGGAATACGGTTACCAGATGGCCAACTCCGTCGTTTATCTGCTGGTGATCGTGGCCGTGTCCGTGATCCAGCTCCGGACCCTCCAGCGCAAAGAGGTGGACTTCTAA
- a CDS encoding NUDIX hydrolase, translated as MPHLARRLFVLPPDLEGAARSWLEHGERTPRKPRFASSVVLLRDSPTGLETWLGYRPGESPLGVVAFPGGSLDASDDDAVGWLGPSPQHWAEQMGTDDVGLARRHVVGAVRELFEETGVLLAGPDLSSTVEATSTAEWMKAREAVASQEKSFTEELAKRGLSLRTDLLKPLVNWLSPDFAHRRFNTRYFAATVPMNQQPSILESKGVWGRWVCATKAIAERDTTALGDEVGQENTVGLTLGQLMVPGAEIMLEKMAKANGCIAYLSYKRTPHVYQPRLVEENGTLMLEVEAAKTIAGEPQRER; from the coding sequence TTGCCCCATCTAGCACGTCGGCTCTTCGTTCTTCCTCCCGATCTTGAAGGGGCGGCACGAAGCTGGCTCGAACACGGCGAGCGGACCCCCCGCAAACCCCGTTTCGCTTCCTCCGTGGTGCTCCTTCGGGATTCGCCCACCGGCCTGGAAACCTGGCTCGGCTACCGGCCGGGGGAATCGCCGCTGGGTGTCGTCGCCTTCCCTGGCGGTTCCCTGGACGCGTCCGACGACGACGCCGTTGGCTGGCTGGGGCCCTCGCCCCAGCACTGGGCCGAGCAGATGGGAACGGACGACGTCGGCCTGGCCCGCCGGCACGTGGTGGGTGCCGTCCGCGAACTGTTCGAGGAAACCGGTGTGCTACTGGCCGGCCCGGACCTGTCCTCCACCGTGGAGGCGACATCCACTGCCGAGTGGATGAAGGCCCGGGAAGCCGTGGCGTCGCAGGAAAAGTCGTTCACCGAGGAGCTGGCCAAACGCGGCCTGTCCCTGCGCACCGACCTGCTCAAGCCGCTCGTAAACTGGCTCAGCCCGGACTTCGCGCACCGGCGCTTCAACACGCGGTACTTCGCCGCCACCGTCCCCATGAACCAGCAGCCCTCCATCCTGGAGAGCAAGGGCGTCTGGGGCCGGTGGGTGTGCGCGACCAAGGCGATCGCCGAACGCGACACTACTGCCCTGGGCGACGAGGTGGGCCAGGAGAACACCGTCGGCCTCACGCTCGGGCAGCTCATGGTCCCCGGCGCCGAGATCATGCTGGAGAAGATGGCGAAAGCCAACGGCTGCATCGCGTACCTCAGCTACAAGCGCACCCCCCACGTCTACCAGCCCAGGCTGGTCGAAGAAAACGGGACGCTCATGCTCGAAGTCGAGGCGGCAAAAACCATAGCCGGAGAGCCCCAGCGCGAACGCTAA
- a CDS encoding carbohydrate ABC transporter permease: MATTETAASARTAADTRGLRRRGRKLDSVNWPLTALAAVLALTVLIPLYLTVVTALKTPDQLGGPGFEWPSRVRLENFSDAWNLTNFPRALLNSAIVTVGAVVLTVLSNSLVAYAIARNLHKRFFKFLYYFFVAALFVPFPIIMLPATKETALLGLDNPVGLFLLYTVYGLSFNVFVYTAFIRSIPRELEEAATMDGASTWGIFRRIIFPLLTPMNATVGILTCLWAWNDFLLPLVILSDPATRTLPLAQYVFQSQFTTNYTVAFASYLMALAPLLLVYLFAQRWVISGVMRGSIK, from the coding sequence ATGGCCACAACTGAAACGGCAGCCTCAGCCCGGACCGCAGCGGATACCCGTGGCCTGCGGCGGCGCGGCAGGAAGCTCGACAGCGTGAACTGGCCGCTGACGGCACTGGCTGCCGTCCTGGCTTTGACCGTGCTCATCCCGCTGTACCTCACCGTCGTCACCGCACTCAAGACCCCGGACCAGCTTGGCGGCCCCGGCTTCGAGTGGCCCAGCCGCGTCCGGCTGGAGAACTTCTCCGATGCCTGGAACCTGACCAACTTCCCGCGCGCCCTGCTGAACTCCGCCATCGTCACAGTAGGCGCGGTGGTTCTCACCGTCCTGTCCAACTCCCTGGTGGCCTACGCGATCGCACGGAACCTGCACAAGCGCTTCTTCAAATTCCTCTACTACTTCTTCGTCGCTGCGCTTTTCGTGCCGTTTCCGATCATCATGCTGCCGGCCACCAAGGAAACGGCGTTGTTGGGGCTGGACAACCCGGTGGGACTGTTCCTGCTGTACACGGTCTACGGGCTCAGTTTCAACGTCTTCGTCTATACCGCTTTCATCCGCTCCATCCCGCGTGAACTGGAGGAAGCGGCAACCATGGATGGCGCCTCCACCTGGGGCATATTCCGCCGCATCATCTTCCCGCTGCTCACTCCAATGAACGCCACCGTGGGGATCCTGACGTGCCTCTGGGCCTGGAACGACTTCCTGCTGCCCCTCGTCATCCTTTCGGACCCCGCGACGCGCACACTGCCACTGGCGCAGTACGTGTTCCAGAGCCAGTTCACCACCAACTACACAGTGGCCTTCGCGTCCTACCTGATGGCCCTTGCACCACTGCTCCTGGTCTACCTCTTCGCACAGCGCTGGGTGATCTCCGGCGTCATGCGCGGCTCCATCAAGTGA
- a CDS encoding metallophosphoesterase, producing the protein MTDLSRVASRVRSIGRGFAVTTAAGTAAALAATAYGLWEKNQFVLREETVPILPTGRAPFRILHLSDIHFVPGQTGKAEWLQSLAALRPDLVVNTGDNLSHPKAVDPLLNALAPLMEFPGVFVPGSNDYYAPKLKNPAAYLMGPSKAAPDREELDWPRLRSGFGMGGWIDLTNRHQSVVLNGMRFDFSGVDDPHLNRERYAGWPRGTRGQNAKDHLRVAVIHAPYQRVLDHFTEDGADLLLAGHTHGGQLCIPGYGAVVANCDIPTWRAKGLNDWTSNGSTTPVNVSGGIGTSRFAPVRIACKPEAVLLTLTPRV; encoded by the coding sequence GTGACTGATCTTTCACGCGTGGCAAGCCGCGTCCGTAGCATCGGGCGCGGCTTTGCCGTCACCACCGCCGCCGGAACGGCGGCCGCTTTGGCCGCCACAGCCTACGGATTGTGGGAAAAGAACCAGTTCGTCCTCCGCGAGGAGACCGTCCCGATCCTTCCTACGGGCAGGGCACCGTTCCGGATCCTCCACCTGAGCGACATCCACTTCGTTCCGGGCCAGACGGGCAAGGCGGAGTGGCTGCAGTCTCTGGCGGCGCTCAGGCCGGACCTTGTGGTGAACACTGGCGACAACCTCAGCCACCCCAAAGCCGTGGACCCCCTTCTCAACGCGCTGGCACCGCTCATGGAGTTCCCGGGCGTGTTTGTCCCGGGTTCCAATGACTACTACGCGCCCAAGCTGAAGAACCCCGCCGCCTACCTGATGGGGCCCTCTAAGGCCGCACCCGACCGGGAGGAACTTGACTGGCCGCGACTGCGGTCCGGCTTCGGCATGGGTGGCTGGATCGATCTGACCAACCGGCACCAGTCGGTGGTCCTGAATGGCATGCGGTTCGATTTCTCCGGTGTGGATGATCCGCACCTTAACCGCGAACGCTATGCCGGCTGGCCGCGCGGCACCAGGGGCCAGAACGCCAAGGATCACCTGCGCGTCGCCGTCATCCACGCCCCCTACCAGCGGGTCCTGGATCACTTCACCGAGGACGGCGCGGACCTGCTCCTGGCCGGCCACACGCACGGCGGCCAGCTGTGCATTCCGGGGTACGGCGCCGTCGTCGCCAATTGCGACATTCCCACCTGGCGGGCCAAAGGGCTTAACGACTGGACCAGCAACGGAAGCACGACGCCGGTCAACGTCTCGGGCGGGATCGGCACCTCCCGCTTTGCACCGGTCCGCATCGCCTGCAAGCCCGAGGCCGTCCTGCTGACGCTCACCCCGCGCGTCTGA
- a CDS encoding DUF4177 domain-containing protein: MTKWEYATIPLIIHATKQILDQWGDDGWELVQVVPGPDGNGLVAYLKREKQ, translated from the coding sequence ATGACCAAATGGGAGTACGCCACGATTCCGCTCATCATCCACGCCACGAAGCAGATTCTGGACCAGTGGGGAGACGACGGCTGGGAGCTTGTTCAGGTAGTCCCCGGACCCGACGGCAACGGCCTTGTCGCCTACCTTAAGAGGGAGAAGCAGTAG